From a single Aureimonas sp. AU20 genomic region:
- a CDS encoding PLP-dependent cysteine synthase family protein: MSLTSMKSERVAANAAELIGRTPLLELTRTGAGSRLLLKLEQFNPTGSTKVRMASEMILAAERSGALKPGGTIVEPTSGNTGTGLALVAIERGYRFIAVVDHHASKDKLRAMQAMGAHLVVVGGNGEGPSTVERRRVAGEIARDTGAFWPDQHHNPNNNAGYATLAAELLEDLAGDVDYLVGAVGTGGTLCGTVRALRERGSAVTSIGVEPKGSIIFGGPGGKYWQTGAGAPAGFTVGPNVVHALIDEGVTVCDMDAFTTARGVARRTGLLVGGTAGAAIFIALKRLAVVEPGSTMVVLVCDAGEKYLDTLYDDAWLRERGLLNEPAHQRLHRLLAAFEESRRLAAIDHARTGT, encoded by the coding sequence ATGAGCCTGACATCCATGAAGAGCGAGCGCGTGGCCGCAAACGCGGCGGAGCTGATCGGCCGAACGCCGCTTCTGGAACTGACGCGCACGGGAGCGGGTAGCCGCCTGCTTCTGAAGCTCGAGCAGTTCAACCCGACGGGATCGACCAAGGTCCGCATGGCGAGCGAGATGATCCTCGCGGCGGAACGGTCGGGCGCGCTGAAGCCCGGCGGAACCATCGTCGAGCCGACCTCGGGCAACACGGGAACGGGCCTTGCCCTCGTCGCGATCGAACGGGGCTACCGCTTCATCGCCGTGGTCGATCACCACGCATCGAAGGACAAGCTGCGCGCGATGCAGGCGATGGGCGCCCATCTCGTCGTGGTGGGCGGCAACGGCGAAGGGCCGAGCACGGTGGAGCGACGCCGCGTCGCCGGCGAGATCGCGCGCGACACGGGCGCCTTCTGGCCCGATCAGCATCACAACCCCAACAACAATGCCGGCTATGCCACTCTCGCGGCCGAGCTGCTGGAGGATCTTGCGGGCGACGTCGACTATCTCGTCGGCGCGGTCGGGACGGGCGGCACGCTGTGCGGCACCGTCCGCGCCCTGCGCGAGCGGGGATCGGCCGTCACCAGCATCGGCGTGGAGCCCAAAGGCTCGATCATCTTCGGTGGCCCCGGCGGCAAGTATTGGCAGACGGGTGCGGGCGCGCCCGCGGGCTTCACGGTCGGGCCGAACGTCGTGCACGCGCTGATCGACGAGGGCGTGACCGTCTGCGACATGGACGCTTTCACCACGGCGCGGGGCGTGGCGCGGCGCACGGGTCTCCTCGTCGGCGGAACGGCGGGCGCCGCGATCTTCATCGCCTTGAAGCGGCTGGCCGTGGTGGAGCCGGGCAGCACGATGGTCGTGCTGGTCTGCGATGCCGGCGAGAAATATCTCGACACGCTGTATGACGACGCCTGGCTGAGGGAGCGGGGCCTTCTGAACGAGCCGGCCCATCAGCGTCTCCACCGCCTGCTGGCGGCCTTCGAGGAATCGCGGCGGCTCGCGGCGATCGACCACGCGCGGACGGGAACGTGA
- a CDS encoding MATE family efflux transporter, with translation MSSTSSRYREIIRLSAPIAGIQFAQVALTTVDLLMMGLLGLGAVAAGGLGLLLYNQLRTMGVGMVTGVGNLVAGAVGRAEKRGGSAAIDAQGREEIRDLVRASLLIATATGLAAGVLLVALGHALPLLGQDAGVAAMARPIMLALAPGLVPMLWMNVLRQFAVGMRRPGSLLAVTLVSIGVNALLNAVFIYGWLGFPKLGLAGIGLSTTLVQLWTLAVYWRMVRRDAAMRDLLALDAWRARRETVMRIARMGTPIALTYGSEAAITSIASLFMGTFGPVALAASNVVNQLAYIVYQANIGLSHGTSILVSRALGRGERDEIGRIGVQALAISLALMSAIGLLYVLAPQAVLLPFLGERGDGAVLAVASTLLWFAIAHQIFKGSQNICVGLLRGLGNTKAGLVNTLIGYWLIGIPAMAFCAYATGWGAYGVWFGLCLGFGATSLLLWLRFTVELRRLAAAHAGGEGVPAA, from the coding sequence ATGTCCTCCACCTCCTCCCGCTACCGCGAGATCATCCGGCTCTCCGCGCCGATCGCCGGCATCCAGTTCGCGCAGGTCGCGCTGACCACGGTCGATCTTCTGATGATGGGCCTTCTCGGCCTCGGCGCGGTGGCCGCAGGCGGCCTCGGGCTCCTTCTCTACAACCAGCTGCGCACGATGGGCGTCGGCATGGTGACGGGGGTCGGCAATCTCGTCGCGGGCGCGGTCGGCCGCGCCGAAAAGCGCGGCGGATCGGCCGCCATCGACGCGCAGGGGCGCGAGGAGATTCGCGATCTCGTCCGCGCGTCGCTGCTGATCGCGACCGCGACGGGCCTCGCGGCGGGCGTCCTTCTCGTCGCGCTCGGCCATGCTCTGCCCCTTCTCGGGCAGGACGCGGGCGTGGCGGCGATGGCGCGGCCGATCATGCTGGCGCTCGCGCCGGGGCTGGTGCCCATGCTCTGGATGAACGTCCTGCGCCAGTTCGCCGTGGGCATGCGCAGGCCCGGCTCGCTGCTCGCGGTGACGCTGGTCTCGATCGGCGTCAACGCGCTTCTCAACGCCGTCTTCATCTATGGCTGGCTCGGGTTTCCGAAGCTCGGGCTCGCCGGCATCGGCCTCTCCACCACGCTGGTTCAGCTCTGGACCCTCGCGGTCTATTGGCGGATGGTCCGGCGCGACGCGGCGATGCGCGACCTGCTCGCCCTCGACGCCTGGCGCGCCCGTCGGGAGACGGTGATGCGCATCGCACGCATGGGCACGCCGATCGCGCTGACCTACGGGTCGGAAGCGGCCATCACCTCGATCGCCTCGCTCTTCATGGGCACGTTCGGCCCCGTCGCGCTGGCTGCGTCCAACGTGGTCAACCAGCTCGCCTATATCGTCTATCAGGCCAATATCGGCCTTTCGCACGGCACCTCGATCCTGGTCAGCCGGGCGCTGGGGCGGGGCGAGCGGGACGAGATCGGCCGGATCGGCGTGCAGGCGCTCGCCATCAGCCTCGCGCTCATGAGCGCGATCGGCCTCCTCTACGTCCTCGCGCCGCAGGCGGTGCTTCTGCCCTTTCTCGGGGAGCGGGGCGACGGCGCGGTGCTGGCGGTCGCCTCGACGCTGCTCTGGTTCGCCATCGCGCACCAGATATTCAAGGGCTCGCAGAACATCTGCGTCGGCCTCCTGCGCGGGCTTGGCAACACCAAGGCGGGCCTCGTCAACACGCTGATCGGCTATTGGCTGATCGGCATCCCGGCCATGGCCTTCTGCGCCTATGCGACGGGATGGGGCGCCTATGGCGTCTGGTTCGGCCTGTGCCTCGGCTTCGGGGCGACCAGCCTCCTTCTGTGGCTGCGTTTCACGGTGGAACTGCGCCGCCTCGCGGCCGCTCACGCCGGGGGAGAAGGCGTCCCGGCGGCCTGA
- a CDS encoding ABC transporter ATP-binding protein produces the protein MILNACDLTVRYGQRTALSGFSLQLEPGEVRALIGPNGSGKSTALQALAGLVRAAGGRVEIEGRSVFAMGRRDLARRLAFLPQQPVAPDEMTVGQLVRQGRFAHVGLFRTYGEGDEAAIAWALECTGLARFSQRPLSDLSGGERQRAWISAALAQEARILFLDEPTTFLDIGHQVELLDLVYRLSRERGVAVVMAIHDLNQALSVADRISVLEAGRRVFDGEPGALAASGLIERVFRVQGRFVDLAPDAPPHFDVDLLRRHGSVRVAPQAAGTPSPPA, from the coding sequence ATGATCCTCAACGCTTGCGACCTCACCGTCCGCTATGGCCAGAGAACGGCGCTCAGCGGATTTTCCCTCCAGCTCGAACCCGGCGAGGTTCGGGCGCTGATCGGCCCCAACGGCTCGGGCAAGAGCACGGCGCTTCAGGCGCTGGCCGGGCTCGTGCGGGCAGCCGGCGGCCGGGTGGAGATCGAAGGTCGTTCCGTCTTCGCCATGGGGCGGCGGGATCTGGCGCGCCGGCTTGCCTTCCTGCCCCAGCAGCCGGTGGCGCCCGACGAGATGACGGTCGGGCAGCTCGTGCGGCAGGGGCGCTTCGCCCATGTCGGCCTGTTCAGGACCTACGGCGAGGGCGACGAGGCGGCGATCGCCTGGGCGCTGGAATGCACCGGGCTCGCGCGCTTTTCCCAGCGTCCCTTGAGCGATCTTTCGGGCGGCGAGCGGCAGCGCGCCTGGATTTCCGCCGCGCTCGCGCAGGAAGCGCGCATCCTGTTTCTGGACGAGCCGACGACCTTCCTGGACATCGGCCATCAGGTGGAGCTTCTCGATCTCGTGTATCGGCTCAGCCGCGAGCGCGGGGTCGCGGTCGTCATGGCGATCCACGATCTCAACCAGGCCCTGTCGGTGGCCGATCGGATCAGCGTCTTGGAAGCGGGGCGCCGCGTCTTCGACGGCGAGCCGGGGGCGCTCGCGGCCAGCGGGCTGATCGAGCGCGTGTTCCGCGTGCAGGGACGCTTCGTGGATCTGGCCCCCGACGCGCCCCCGCATTTCGATGTCGATCTCCTGCGGCGGCATGGCTCTGTGCGTGTCGCGCCTCAGGCCGCCGGGACGCCTTCTCCCCCGGCGTGA
- a CDS encoding FecCD family ABC transporter permease, whose amino-acid sequence MTPLAPSLAARPPARWLLPALVGLTLAAPLVAVLFGVADLPLRDVADVLAGGGSAGARSIILDIRLPRIVTGMLAGMQLATAGFLLQTITRNPLADPSLMGVSQGATLAVTLFLMIAVYSHDPGSNTVVELPLSWLPAVGMLGGLAAGGFIYLMTLRHDLGALRLTLCGVAMGALLQAVALGIVAGWGSTRMEVLLEWLSGSLYARRWEHAVFLAPFTLAGLAVLPLLRRPLELLRFEPAVARSFGLAYARSFSLVLLVSCALAASAVGAVGPIVFVGLIVPHLARRLARGHFPLVLPLTVVLGASTVTFCDLLGRLLGRADEIPIGVVTALCGVPLLIVLLRRTP is encoded by the coding sequence ATGACGCCGCTGGCACCCTCGCTCGCCGCCCGCCCGCCGGCACGCTGGCTCTTGCCGGCGCTGGTCGGCCTGACGCTGGCCGCCCCGCTCGTCGCGGTGCTCTTCGGCGTCGCGGACCTGCCCTTGCGCGATGTCGCTGACGTTCTGGCCGGGGGCGGGAGCGCCGGAGCGCGCTCGATCATCCTCGACATCCGCCTGCCCCGGATCGTGACGGGCATGCTGGCCGGGATGCAGCTCGCCACCGCCGGTTTCCTGCTCCAGACCATCACCCGCAATCCGCTGGCCGATCCGTCCCTGATGGGCGTGTCGCAAGGGGCGACGCTCGCGGTCACCCTGTTCCTGATGATCGCGGTCTACAGCCACGATCCCGGCTCCAACACCGTGGTCGAGCTTCCCTTGTCCTGGCTCCCGGCGGTGGGAATGCTGGGCGGGCTCGCGGCCGGCGGTTTCATCTATCTCATGACCCTGCGCCACGATCTCGGAGCCCTGCGGCTGACGCTTTGCGGCGTCGCGATGGGCGCGCTGTTGCAGGCCGTGGCGTTGGGGATCGTGGCGGGCTGGGGCTCGACGCGGATGGAGGTCCTGCTCGAATGGCTGTCGGGTAGCCTCTACGCGCGGCGCTGGGAACACGCCGTCTTCCTCGCGCCCTTCACGCTCGCGGGGTTGGCGGTCCTGCCGCTCTTGCGGCGCCCGCTCGAACTCCTGCGCTTCGAACCCGCCGTCGCGCGCTCCTTCGGCCTCGCCTACGCCAGGAGCTTCTCGCTGGTGCTGCTGGTGTCCTGCGCGCTTGCCGCGAGCGCGGTCGGCGCGGTGGGGCCCATCGTCTTCGTCGGGCTGATCGTGCCCCATCTCGCCCGCCGGCTGGCGCGCGGGCATTTCCCGCTCGTGCTGCCGCTGACGGTGGTGCTCGGCGCGAGCACGGTCACCTTCTGCGACCTCCTCGGCCGCCTTCTCGGCCGGGCCGACGAAATCCCGATCGGCGTCGTCACCGCCTTGTGCGGCGTGCCGCTGCTGATCGTCCTTCTACGTCGAACGCCATGA
- a CDS encoding FecCD family ABC transporter permease — MTTRRAASPPRGEALRMPVLTGLLLVLAALAIAGGLAIGDRTLPSGTVLDALVSKAGRVDTILVWTLRLPRSLAAFLAGAGLALAGFLLQALTRNPLAGPGLTGVSAGAVAPIVAAFVFWPALSSVWYPLVGFAGGMAAASATFLIASGRMASPLHLALGGMSVSLFLHAVTTYVLLLSGPQVPSLLFWLAGGLQGRSWPQLAAMTPFVAVALAGALSIHRVVDLLSLSEGAAMGMGLRLALWRPLVLFLAVLPVAGIVPVAGPIAFVGLAAPHIARLLRPPGSGWAMTLAAAIGGLTTVLADLIARSIAAPRELPVGLVTALIGGPVFLYLVQRPRALAVEACR; from the coding sequence ATGACAACCCGCCGCGCAGCCTCGCCGCCGCGCGGCGAGGCGCTTCGGATGCCGGTCCTGACCGGCCTTCTCCTCGTGCTGGCCGCGCTGGCGATCGCCGGCGGGCTGGCGATCGGCGATCGCACGCTGCCCTCCGGCACCGTGCTCGACGCGCTTGTCTCGAAAGCGGGGCGCGTCGACACGATCCTGGTCTGGACGCTGCGCCTGCCGCGCAGCCTCGCGGCCTTTCTGGCCGGGGCGGGGCTGGCGCTGGCCGGCTTTCTGCTTCAGGCGCTGACGCGCAATCCGCTCGCCGGGCCGGGTCTCACGGGCGTCAGCGCCGGCGCGGTGGCCCCGATCGTCGCCGCGTTCGTGTTCTGGCCTGCCCTTTCGTCGGTCTGGTATCCACTGGTGGGTTTCGCGGGCGGCATGGCCGCGGCCTCGGCGACTTTCCTGATCGCCTCGGGGCGGATGGCAAGCCCGCTGCATCTGGCGCTCGGCGGCATGAGCGTGTCCCTCTTTCTCCATGCCGTCACGACCTATGTCCTGCTTCTGAGCGGCCCGCAGGTTCCCTCGCTCCTGTTTTGGCTGGCGGGCGGATTGCAGGGCCGGTCCTGGCCGCAGCTCGCCGCCATGACACCTTTCGTGGCGGTTGCGCTGGCGGGCGCCCTGTCGATCCACCGCGTCGTGGATCTTCTTTCCTTAAGCGAGGGCGCGGCCATGGGCATGGGCCTGAGGCTGGCGCTCTGGCGGCCCCTCGTGCTCTTTCTCGCCGTGCTGCCGGTCGCCGGCATCGTGCCGGTCGCCGGTCCCATCGCCTTTGTGGGCCTTGCCGCGCCGCATATCGCCCGGCTTCTTCGCCCGCCCGGATCGGGATGGGCCATGACGCTCGCCGCCGCGATCGGCGGTTTGACGACAGTGCTCGCCGATCTGATCGCCCGCAGCATCGCGGCGCCGCGCGAACTGCCGGTCGGCCTCGTCACCGCGCTGATCGGCGGTCCGGTCTTTCTGTATCTCGTTCAGCGCCCGCGCGCCCTGGCTGTCGAGGCATGCCGATGA